GAGGTCAGCTATGCTGGCAGTCTTGGCGGCCTCATCGCTCTTCAGGAGGAGAGGGCAGACCTGGCAGGCATCCATCTACTGGACGAGGAAACAGGTGAGTATAACTATCCCTATGTGAAACACATCCTGCCGGGCCGAGAGGTGGCCATCGTGCATCTGGCCTATCGCATCCAGGGTCTCATGTTCGCCAGCATCAATCCGAAGCAGATCAGGGGGATTGAAGACCTGAGGCGTCCCGACGTCGCCCTGGCCAACCGTCAGAAGGGATCAGGGACCCGCGTGCTCCTGGATCTCAAGCTGCGCCAGCAGGGCATCGTGCCCTCCGAGGTGAAAGGCTACGAACACGAACTGGATACGCATCTCGCTGTGGCGACCGCTATCGCCCGGGGAGAGGCTGATGTTGGGCTGGGTATTGAGGCGGCTGCCCGTCAGTGCAGCACCGGTTTCCTACCCTTGTTAAGAGAAAGGTATGACCTGGTAATCCCGGTGGCAAACTACAGGAGCCGACTCCTGTCGCCTCTCCTGCAGATAGTTGCCAGCCATGATTTCAGGAAGGTGGTAACCGACGCTGGCGGTTATGATGCTTCCCAAATGGGGGCTACGACCTTTTACAACTGAAGTAATTGGCAATGGAATCCTCCGAGCCTTCCCTCCTAAGGGGCTAACCTATGGAGGCTGGCCGGTAGGGTATCGCCGGAAACGGCGACACCTCTCGTATTTAGAAAGGAGGAATATGGTCAGGATAGGATTTGCGCTATACCGGGCACCACCATAGAAACCATAGATGTGTCTTTCCTTCGGTTCAAGTGTCTAGCCTATGGATATATGGAGGTGAAATTGTGAGAAAAGCAGTCCTTGTTGTTTTGGCTGTTTTGACACTTCTCGGCCTGGTAGTTGGCAGTATCGGCTGCGGAGGAGGGGATGGGGAGGGATTGCTGACACCAAAAGGCAGGCTTCGCGTGGCGACGACCACCAGTCTTTATGACACCGGCCTGTGGGGCTATCTGGAGCCGATGTTCGAGAAAAAGTACGATGTCGAACTGGACATACTGTATGCCGGCTCTGGCATCGCCCTGGAATACGGCCGGAGAGGGGACGTGGATGTCCTTACCGTTCACTCCAAGGCTGACGAGTTGCAGT
The nucleotide sequence above comes from Chloroflexota bacterium. Encoded proteins:
- a CDS encoding GntR family transcriptional regulator, with the translated sequence MIDIHLDDSSQTPLYKQIVQQVKQLVATAELQPGGRLPTVRELARSLHVSPGTVVKAYLELEQERIIASRRGRGTLVSAGADDPRVLKMRQERLSNLVSSHILEALSLGYRPEEIGAAFSLHLARWCEERQSEAATSRSRKTKVDTRSTIAIVGSHDLALNLLVNQLQLETPDTGVEVSYAGSLGGLIALQEERADLAGIHLLDEETGEYNYPYVKHILPGREVAIVHLAYRIQGLMFASINPKQIRGIEDLRRPDVALANRQKGSGTRVLLDLKLRQQGIVPSEVKGYEHELDTHLAVATAIARGEADVGLGIEAAARQCSTGFLPLLRERYDLVIPVANYRSRLLSPLLQIVASHDFRKVVTDAGGYDASQMGATTFYN